The following coding sequences lie in one Zingiber officinale cultivar Zhangliang chromosome 2B, Zo_v1.1, whole genome shotgun sequence genomic window:
- the LOC122046554 gene encoding metal transporter Nramp3-like: MPHINPPVLGDESTSEEAESLLPRGSASVDRDGGKGRRIAAAFDEDEIFEGAYDFDEKVVVSVVSDLGSVGVDGPAPPFSWRKLWLFTGPGFLMSIAFLDPGNLEGDLQAGAVAGYSLLWLLLLATAMGLLIQMLSARLGVATGSHLAELCREEYPKWAMFSLWLMAEVALIGADIQEVIGSAIAIKILSRGVFPLWTGVVITAFDCFIFLFLENYGVRKLEGFFAFLIATMAFSFTWMLGEAKPSGKELLIGLLVPKLSSKTINQAVGIVGCVIMPHNVFLHSALVQSRAIDPNKKSHVQEALRYYTIESTVALIISFLINLFVTTVFAKGFYGTEEADVIGLENAGNYLQEKYGGGLFPILYIWGIGLLAAGQSSTITGTYAGQFIMGGFLNLRMKKWIRSFITRSFAIIPTIVVALFFDTSDSALDILNQWLNVLQSVQIPFALIPLLTLVSKEQVMGAFKIGPVYQALTWVVAALLFIINGYLLVDFFLSEIRSMLFGLIICSVVALYMAFIIYLIFHGRQYHSR, encoded by the exons ATGCCGCACATCAACCCTCCCGTTCTCGGCGACGAGTCCACGTCGGAGGAGGCGGAGTCCCTCCTCCCTCGCGGATCCGCCTCCGTCGACCGCGATGGCGGCAAGGGGCGGCGCATCGCTGCTGCATTTGACGAGGACGAGATCTTCGAGGGAGCTTACGATTTCGATGAGAAGGTCGTCGTATCCGTAGTCTCCGACTTGGGAAGCGTCGGCGTTGATGGCCCCGCGCCTCCCTTCTCCTGGCGGAAGCTGTGGCTCTTCACCGGGCCGGGGTTTCTGATGAGCATCGCGTTCCTGGATCCGGGAAACCTGGAGGGGGACCTCCAGGCTGGAGCCGTTGCGGGGTACTCGCTTCTGTGGCTGCTGCTCTTGGCAACGGCGATGGGGCTCCTGATCCAGATGCTCTCGGCGCGGCTAGGCGTGGCCACGGGAAGCCACCTAGCGGAGTTATGCCGCGAGGAGTATCCGAAATGGGCGATGTTTTCTCTGTGGCTGATGGCGGAGGTGGCGCTGATCGGCGCTGATATACAGGAGGTGATTGGGAGTGCCATCGCGATTAAGATTTTAAGCCGTGGGGTGTTTCCACTCTGGACTGGAGTCGTCATCACTGCTTTTGATTG CTTCATCTTTCTATTCCTTGAGAATTATGGTGTTAGGAAGTTGGAAGGATTCTTTGCTTTCCTTATTGCAACAATGGCATTCTCATTTACATGGATGCTTGGTGAGGCTAAGCCTAGTGGAAAGGAGCTTCTGATTG GTCTTCTGGTTCCAAAACTTAGCTCCAAAACAATAAACCAGGCTGTTGGTATTGTTGGATGTGTGATCATGCCACACAATGTCTTTTTACATTCTGCTCTTGTACAGTCAAGAGCTATAGACCCTAACAAGAAAAGCCACGTTCAAGAAGCATTAAGATATTATACCATAGAGTCCACAGTTGCGTTAATTATTTCTTTCCTCATAAATTTATTTGTCACAACAGTTTTTGCCAAGGGATTTTATGGTACAGAGGAAGCTGATGTTATTGGTCTTGAAAATGCTGGCAATTATCTACAAGAGAAGTATGGAGGAGGGTTGTTTCCTATTCTTTACATCTGGGGAATTGGTTTATTAGCAGCTGGCCAGAGTAGCACAATTACTGGGACTTATGCTGGTCAGTTTATAATGGGTGGATTTCTGAATCTCCGTATGAAGAAATGGATCAGATCATTCATCACTAGAAGCTTTGCAATCATCCCAACTATAGTTGTTGCTTTGTTTTTTGACACTTCTGATTCTGCACTAGATATTTTGAATCAATGGCTTAACGTGCTTCAATCAGTTCAAATACCATTTGCTCTAATTCCGCTTCTCACGTTGGTGTCGAAAGAACAAGTGATGGGAGCTTTCAAAATTGGTCCTGTTTATCAA GCATTGACTTGGGTTGTTGCTGCTCTTCTTTTCATAATCAACGGTTATCTCTTGGTCGATTTTTTCTTGTCTGAAATACGAAGCATGCTATTCGGGCTGATCATCTGCTCTGTCGTGGCGCTATATATGGCATTCATAATCTACCTCATTTTTCATGGCAGGCAGTATCACAGTCGATAA